The nucleotide window TATGTAATGTCTCAAGCACTGATCCCAACTGAAAGTCTGGATAgtttaagtaaaaattatttcttacacaTTACAACATTTTTATCTTTAAGGTATTTTCTTTTGGCAAGATGCTTTGGTTGCGCAGTCATTGAGGATACTTGGCACTATTTTCTGCATAGATTCTTACACCACAAAAGAATATACAAGTATATTCATAAAGTTCATCATGAGTTTCAGGTATGTGAGAGTTATATTTAATTCTTTCTGTTAGAAGCAAAACGTCTATTTTAATTGCCTGagcatttttctaaaattgttggtgatgtttttatttccttttcctttggcaTGATTATTcagaacaacacacacacatacaaacaagcCATTTCTACACATTGTCTTCATTATTTAAATTTCATGGTAAATGGAgatctgaaagaaaaatattacatgaaaGTTTGGACTTCCATCCTTGCGGACAGTGCTACACTGGCACAGCTAGAGCCTCACATTGCTAACTCCCACAAAAACAGTAACTTTTATtagcactgctttttttttttttttttttttgagacggagttttgctcttgttgtccaggctggactgcaatggcatgatctcagctcactgcaaccttcacctcctgggttcaagcaattctcctgcctcagcctctcaggtagctgggattacaggcatgcgtcaccacacgtggctaatcttgtatttttagtagagacaggatttcactatgttggtcaggctggtctcgaactcctgacctcaggtgatccactcgccttggactcccaaagtgctgggattacaggcgtgagccaccgtgcccggcctattagaATTGCTTTGATGTAGCTTTGTCAAACTGGTTATGTGAGTATGTTTTGCATTGAGCGTGATTACATGGTGTGCCAAATCAAGCATCTCTTTATTAGAAgaacaaatataaatacataaatcaaaagTAGAGTTCAAGTCAATTATTTAATGCCTTTATCTTAAACCGTCAAAGATAGCAAGATTTTATATCCCTAGGCTTTTGATGTTGAGTAAGGACAAAAGAGTATTTTTATTGAGAATTGATAGTATTATTTATAAGTGTATGACTAGATAAATCATCACTACATATAGAATCAATATAACTTTGTAAAACTTTATGCATAAATAGAATATATGTATTAGTGAAGTTCTCCAGTGAAGCAGAATCACTGGGGTATATATAtgcagagagagatttattttaaggaattggctcatgcaagtGTGGGGCTATCAAGACTGAAATCTGTAAAGCAGGCTACAGACTAGAAATCCAGGTAAGAATTGTTGCAGCCTTGGGTCCAAATTCCATGGAGCAGCaagctggaaactcaggcagggTGTTGGTGTTGCAGTCTTGAGAATCCTTCTTCTTCAGGAAATCTCAGCCTTTGTCCTGAAGGCCTTCAAATGATTGGATGAAGCCCACCCTCATTATGAAGGGTAATCacctttactcaaagtctactgatttaaatgttaacaacatctaaaaaataccttcacaacaACATCTAGACTGGTATTTAATCAAACAGTTGGATAtcatagcctagccaagttgacacataaaattgaccatcacAATAGCTAAGAGATTAAGAATTTCTTATCTGTTTGTTTTAGGCTCCATTTGGAATGGAAGCTGAATATGCACATCCTTTGGAGACTCTAATTCTTGGAACTGGATTTTTCATTGGAATTGTGCTTTTGTGTGATCATGTAATTCTTCTTTGGGCATGGGTGACCATTCGTTTATTAGAAACTATTGATGTCCATAGGTGAGTATTGATTTCTGTTCAGGTATAAAGTATAatggaatatatttattttcatggccATAAGATTATCATATTTCTAAGTGGACTAATAGTAGAAATTAATCTTCTTAATGTTATATTAAGAAAACATAATTGTTGGATAAAAGTTTAAGTAATAGATGTTTTTACATTCTAGCCTATGCTGTTACAATTTTTACAGTGATAATGTGTTATTAGGgcaaatatatatttaggaccagcaatttctttattcttctgtAATAAACCTAAACCTAactcatatttgaaaaaaatatcaaCGCATTCAGCCTTCATTGAATAAGACTTTCTAATCTCTACTGTTCAGCACTGATAAAAGCACTTGCAAGATGAAACTACTGCTTGTAATACGTACATATTTCAAATGCATCCTTTGTGTTGATTGGAAGACATTTTGTggtaaattatttatattgaatGCCTTCTTAAATGCTTATCCTaattgttcattattttttaattgtatgttcattgcatttTGACTTGGGACGTACTTCTGTACTCATGAATGCAGAATATCAAAAttctaagaattatttttaaagtgctaaagTAGCAAAATTAATGCTTCTAGTCCCAGGCAGAGAATATTCTTCTGTAGAAAAATTGTAattgacatttctttcttttttttttctatccattgtttctttctgccttccttcctctaAGCCCCTCAAAGGAAGAGAGGGTTAGAGTGATTCTAATAAGCATAACTGGATGTCTGATTGTAGATAAGTAGTTAGAAATAAAGGAGCATGCTTTAAATGGGACTCTTTTTTGAAGCCATTTGTCTTCTCCCAACTATGGAAAAGTACACTGGTATTTTGCTTAATTGTGGTACATTTGATTCCAACTTGTCATCGCctaaaaaagtaaatgaagttGCTATACAGGGATTCATGGGCCTGCCCTTTTTAATACTTGATACTAATTTTATGTGACTTTTCCTAAAAAACTTATTTAGTATTTTGGGCTTCATTTACAACTGTTATAGATGATGGTGAGAAAGCTTCCtctaaaacatagaagaaaattaaTTCTTAAAAATCTGTGTCTAAAGATTCATTACTATAATCCCTCTCTTCCATcattcacatattttgtcataaaataaatgattttcatAGATTTTTTAAGGATTTGTTTTTCTTAGAGTGGTTTCTAGAACATACACCATTTTCTGTGTTTGCTGTTTGTGAACATCTTAGAAATCAAGTGGCCTAGGCAAAGTGGAATGCTATCTAAATTGGTTAATGTGAACACAtgattattaataaaaacaacaattatTTGAGATGTATTTATTCCCTAATAatctttatcatttttgtttcagtGGTTATGATATTCCTCTCAACCCTTTAAATCTCATCCCTTTCTATGCTGGTTCTCGGCATCATGATTTCCACCACATGAACTTCATTGGAAACTATGCTTCAACATTTACATGGTGGGATCGAATGTTTGGAACAGACTCTCAGTATAATGCCTATAATGAAAAGAGGAAGAAGTTTGAGAAAAAGACTGAATAAATATCTCACGTAAACCTTCCTGAAAGATAAACGTTTTCCTGAATTCAGAAACTAGTAGCTAACGTTGCTTCTGGAGAGCAGAAATAAGCATGTCTTCTGGCTACTAAGTGATAAAAAGAACATTAACAACGTTTAATTACCTTCCTAGTGGGAACTTTTTCTACTTTACCTACAAGTTCTATATAtgtagaaatgaataaatatatatttaagtacaGTTTTCATGAGGAAGTTTTAAAAGGCCATGTTCCTAAGCTTCCAAGAAGGTTTTGGGTACTAGAAGTATTAATCTATGGCTTTTCTCCCAGTAAAACCATAGGCCTGAAGTTGACATTGGTCTTTAAATCTTTTAGATATATACTGGTCATTTCAGAAAATTCTTCATAGTCGTATTGGCCttatatttagcttttttttttttttgagacgaagccacactctgtctcctaggctggagtgtagtggcacagtctcagctcgctgcaacctctgcctcccagttcaagcaattttcctgcctcagcctcccaagtagctgggattacaggcacccgccaccacgcccagctaatttttgtagagatggggtttcacgatgttggccaggctaatctcgaacttctgacctcaagtgatctgcccaccttggcctcccaaagtgctgggattacaggtataagccactgcgcccggcctttttaactttaaacatgttttagaatttgCCTAAAGATCAAAATGTCATGGATTGAACCTTATCAATTGATAGCAGTGAGCGACTGAAGTTTCCAAATCAAGAAAAGCCAGCACCAAGAACTTCCATTCTAATCTAGAGCTGACCAGTTTGAGCTGATTCTCTCTTTGAAGAGTCCTTCTTGATTGCAGTGCAGTACTGGCATTTCTGAATGGATGTAAGTGGAGTATTTTAGTCTAAAAGCTTTTCAAAttacttgaatttttttaaaaattgaggagcTTTATTTCTATTTACCGTTTCATTTTTGTATATCAAATTTCCATTGTCATTAAAAactgtatcttgaaactttgtgAACTGACTTGCTGTATTTGCACTTTGAGCTCttgaaataaatgtgatttttgtGTGATTATCTGGTTTCCAGTTTTAAACATTAACTGTCaccttttattcttaaaattgaaagtatagaaattattaaattattaagttGTACAATAAAAGgattggtttctattttttttttttttaactgcttccTTTGCTGAAATGTTTCCTGGCTGTTTGAACATGAATTTTTCAGGTTTAACTACTGTGGGAAATCATCTTGACCTAGTAAAGCAATACATATTGAAGCAGCTCTTTGCCCTGCTTAGATAATGTATGTTTTCTGTACAGTTGAAGAATAGAGCTAAACTTTTCAGGGCTGATATAATCTCAAGTATCTAGGTTGTAACTCATTAAGGGTTGGGAATTCTTAGTATATGgtggtaattatttttatttttttaagctgtGGAGTCATTATCTggtaacttcctttttttttttttctttttttgaaacctTACGCAGTAAAGATGTCCAGGTAAGGGATTCAGATACTTAAAACTGAGAATGTTTTGTCTGTAGGTCATGCTTTATACCTTGTATGTGGTTCATATGCccacctttgtgtgtgtgtgtgtgtgtgtgtgtgtgtgtgtgtaatttgttATAACCCTCAAGCCACAAATTTGAGGCTGGCTGCAATTAAAATTGTGCTGTGTGCTacaaatagagctaccatacgatccagaaatcccactactgggcatttatccaaaggagATGAAATCGGTATATGGACGAGACATCTGCACCCTCAAGTTTATTGTAGcacttcacaatagccaagataccgAATCAACGTAGGCGTGgataaagaaatggataaagaaaatgtggcatatatacacaatggaatacttttCAGCCACAAAACAGGAACcttgtcatttgtggcaacatggaaggaactggaggacattctgttaagtgaagtaagccaggaaCAAagttaaatactgcatgttctcatggaAGCTAGAGAGAGTTGATCTCAGGAGTAAAAGGTAGACCAGAGGacacttgaggctgggaaggggagggagcaCAGAGGGATAGAAACAGATTtgttaaagaatataaaattaacagTTGGAAGGCAGAGATACTAAtgttctataccactgtaggatgactagctagaaggaagatattgactgttcccaacacaaatgataaatgtctgagataatggatatgctaatcactatacattatatgtattgaaatGTCACTGTGTACTCCACAAATACGTACAACTGTATGTCAATTTAAAGAGTGTGCTGTTATtctggtaggccgaggcgggtggattacctgaggtcaagagttcgagaccagcctgaccaaaatggtgaaaccccgtctctattaaaaatacaaaaaatcagccaggcacaattgtggcgggcatctgtaatcccagctactcgggaggctgaggcaggagaatcacttgaacctgggaggcggacattgcagtgaaccgaggtcacaccattgcactccagcctgggcaacaagagcgggaaactccatctcaaaaaaaaaaaa belongs to Symphalangus syndactylus isolate Jambi chromosome 4, NHGRI_mSymSyn1-v2.1_pri, whole genome shotgun sequence and includes:
- the MSMO1 gene encoding methylsterol monooxygenase 1 yields the protein MATNESVSIFSSASLAVEYVDSLLPENPLQEPFKNAWNYMLNNYTKFQIATWGSLIVHEALYFLFCLPGFLFQFIPYMKKYKIQKDKPETWENQWKCFKVLLFNHFCIQLPLICGTYYFTEYFNIPYDWERMPRWYFLLARCFGCAVIEDTWHYFLHRFLHHKRIYKYIHKVHHEFQAPFGMEAEYAHPLETLILGTGFFIGIVLLCDHVILLWAWVTIRLLETIDVHSGYDIPLNPLNLIPFYAGSRHHDFHHMNFIGNYASTFTWWDRMFGTDSQYNAYNEKRKKFEKKTE